Proteins found in one Planctomycetia bacterium genomic segment:
- a CDS encoding UvrB/UvrC protein, whose amino-acid sequence MASRDLDSVLKKWDFRPGEVNARLIKARNGREVLQMRVDMGVLQMETDLRPDGLRPNGAETYYDYLVGEVIREGDAFRLSQEQCAEADREFVQFYHRRLCWLSLREYRRAARDADHSLAFMDFVREHSPTEEWTISHEQYRPFVLFHRVQAGALAALEERGPEAAIAELNAGLGRFRDLFVRYDAEEQFDEDDLVRRLREMRESLRHRYEVGSTLDEQLAEAVKSENYELAARLRDQIRAGLRGRRKGKGTAVNAEPSASDRGVDDMPGQAG is encoded by the coding sequence ATGGCTTCCCGCGATCTCGATTCGGTTCTCAAGAAGTGGGACTTCCGCCCGGGCGAGGTGAACGCCCGGCTCATCAAGGCCCGCAATGGCCGCGAAGTCCTGCAGATGCGGGTGGATATGGGCGTTCTGCAGATGGAGACCGACCTGCGGCCTGACGGCCTGCGGCCCAACGGCGCCGAGACGTACTACGACTACCTCGTCGGCGAAGTGATCCGGGAGGGTGACGCCTTCCGCCTGTCGCAGGAACAGTGCGCCGAGGCCGACCGGGAGTTCGTGCAGTTTTATCATCGCCGGCTCTGCTGGCTGTCGCTGCGGGAATACCGGCGGGCGGCCCGTGATGCGGATCACAGCCTGGCGTTCATGGATTTCGTGCGCGAGCACTCGCCCACCGAGGAATGGACGATCTCCCACGAGCAGTACCGGCCGTTCGTGCTCTTTCACCGCGTGCAGGCCGGCGCCCTGGCCGCCCTCGAGGAGCGCGGTCCAGAAGCGGCGATCGCCGAGCTCAACGCCGGCCTCGGCCGATTTCGCGACCTGTTCGTCCGCTACGACGCCGAGGAACAGTTCGACGAGGACGACCTCGTTCGCAGACTGCGGGAGATGCGGGAGAGCCTGCGGCACCGCTACGAGGTCGGCTCCACGCTCGACGAGCAGCTCGCCGAGGCCGTGAAGAGCGAGAACTACGAACTGGCCGCCCGGCTGCGGGACCAGATTCGGGCGGGGCTGCGCGGCCGCCGCAAGGGAAAGGGCACGGCTGTGAATGCGGAGCCGTCCGCCTCCGACCGCGGCGTCGACGACATGCCCGGTCAGGCCGGTTGA
- the rsmA gene encoding ribosomal RNA small subunit methyltransferase A, translated as MNHETTHETTADQPAAPAPRQTTAYLKKLFSQVGFTIDARRGQNFLVDLNLIDLVVRSAEIGPDDVVLEVGTGTGVLSERLAAAARRVVTCEIDPRLAQLARDRLIDRDNVTLVEGDALAGKHRFAPAVLEAIAAGLDAAPVGRLLLVANLPYCVATPVISNLLALPRPFDAAVVTVQREMAERMTAAAGTPSYNGLSVWFGAQCRGAIVRALPPSVFWPRPAVESAIVRLDLEPERRATIEDLARFHTFVRAVFCHRRKLLRGVLTRLAGGDRERARQAIDALFADLGLTAEARAEEIDPDLFVRLERGFAHAFPPA; from the coding sequence ATGAACCACGAGACGACCCACGAAACGACCGCCGACCAGCCCGCTGCTCCCGCGCCCCGGCAGACCACGGCCTACTTGAAGAAGCTGTTTTCCCAGGTCGGCTTCACGATCGACGCCCGGCGCGGCCAGAACTTCCTCGTCGACCTGAACCTCATCGATCTCGTCGTCAGGTCCGCCGAGATCGGCCCGGACGACGTCGTGCTCGAGGTCGGCACGGGCACCGGCGTGCTCAGCGAGCGGCTGGCGGCCGCGGCCCGCCGGGTGGTGACGTGCGAGATCGACCCGCGGCTGGCGCAGCTCGCCCGCGACCGGCTCATCGACCGCGACAACGTCACGCTCGTCGAGGGGGACGCGCTTGCCGGCAAGCACCGCTTCGCTCCGGCCGTGCTGGAGGCGATCGCGGCCGGGCTCGACGCCGCGCCCGTCGGCCGCCTGCTGCTGGTGGCCAACCTGCCGTACTGCGTGGCCACGCCCGTGATCTCCAATCTCCTCGCCCTCCCCCGGCCGTTCGACGCCGCCGTGGTCACCGTGCAGCGCGAAATGGCCGAGCGCATGACGGCCGCGGCCGGGACGCCTTCCTACAACGGTCTCTCCGTGTGGTTCGGCGCCCAGTGCCGCGGTGCCATCGTCCGCGCCCTGCCACCGAGCGTCTTCTGGCCGCGTCCCGCGGTGGAATCGGCGATCGTCCGGCTCGACCTCGAGCCGGAGCGCCGGGCCACGATCGAGGACCTGGCCCGGTTCCACACCTTCGTCCGCGCCGTCTTCTGCCACCGCCGCAAGCTCCTGCGCGGCGTGCTCACGCGACTCGCCGGAGGGGATCGGGAGCGGGCCCGACAGGCCATCGACGCGCTGTTCGCCGACCTCGGCCTGACGGCCGAAGCCCGTGCCGAGGAGATCGACCCCGATCTGTTCGTGCGACTGGAGCGGGGCTTTGCCCACGCGTTTCCCCCCGCCTGA
- a CDS encoding aminopeptidase, translating into MNGSAPLLDLDACRMRQHRLRAWMAAERVDVAILVAAEQVQYFTGHRWDGRFAPLAAIRADGPALLVCPDKPVEQAAATEVRTYEAKWRSTLRNDQRQAAAQVLGDWLRGTGSIDRAAVEFSACPPHVGVLLGDARIVDLEPEVLRMRRRKDPDELALLRRAIAATGAMYETARGIVRPGADELEVFSALQAAAVASCGEMLTGTGNDYACGARGGPPRSRPCAAGDLFILDLGPAYRGYFADTSRTLAVDGRPTDAQLRACERVCAALALVERIARPGVRCRDIYAEVQAWLAEAVVGSWSSHLGHGIGLSVHETPHLNPHWDDVLEAGDVIAVEPALYDPALRIGMRIENDYLVTDSGLELLSPFPLGLV; encoded by the coding sequence ATGAACGGCTCTGCCCCCCTCCTCGACCTCGATGCCTGCCGGATGCGGCAGCACAGGCTTCGTGCCTGGATGGCAGCCGAGCGGGTGGACGTCGCGATCCTCGTGGCGGCCGAACAGGTTCAATACTTCACCGGCCACCGCTGGGATGGCCGGTTCGCACCGCTGGCCGCCATCCGGGCCGATGGTCCGGCGCTGCTCGTCTGCCCTGACAAGCCGGTGGAGCAGGCGGCGGCGACGGAGGTGCGAACCTACGAGGCGAAGTGGCGGTCCACGCTCCGCAACGACCAGCGGCAGGCGGCGGCGCAGGTCCTCGGCGACTGGCTGCGCGGCACGGGCTCCATCGATCGGGCCGCGGTCGAGTTCTCGGCCTGCCCGCCGCACGTGGGGGTCCTGCTCGGCGACGCGCGGATCGTCGATCTCGAGCCGGAGGTGCTGCGGATGCGCCGGCGCAAGGATCCCGATGAACTCGCCCTCCTCCGGCGGGCGATCGCGGCGACGGGGGCGATGTACGAGACCGCCCGCGGCATCGTGCGGCCTGGAGCGGACGAACTGGAAGTCTTCTCCGCGCTCCAGGCGGCCGCGGTGGCATCGTGCGGCGAGATGCTGACCGGCACGGGAAACGACTACGCCTGCGGCGCCCGCGGCGGGCCGCCCCGGAGCCGGCCCTGCGCGGCAGGTGACCTTTTCATTCTCGACCTCGGCCCAGCCTATCGGGGCTACTTCGCCGACACGTCGCGAACGCTCGCCGTGGACGGCCGGCCGACCGACGCCCAGCTCCGGGCCTGCGAGCGGGTCTGCGCGGCGCTGGCGCTCGTCGAGCGGATCGCCCGGCCCGGCGTCCGCTGCCGCGACATCTACGCGGAGGTCCAGGCCTGGCTCGCCGAGGCGGTGGTCGGCAGCTGGTCGAGCCATCTCGGCCACGGCATCGGCCTGTCCGTGCACGAGACGCCGCACCTCAACCCGCACTGGGACGACGTGCTCGAGGCCGGTGACGTGATCGCCGTGGAGCCGGCGCTCTACGACCCGGCCTTGCGGATCGGCATGCGGATCGAGAACGATTACCTCGTCACCGACTCCGGCCTCGAACTCCTCAGCCCATTCCCGCTCGGGCTTGTGTAG
- a CDS encoding ammonium transporter, whose protein sequence is MRSLSGAPFGVHGHVLPTWSGFLPAVGRSLFVLAVACSALACSAPVPVHAEDAAAAAVSEPAAAAAPAIAVPSSEEMVKKLWLAADTVWVLVCGMLVFFMNLGFGCVESGFARAKNCVNILSKNFVVFAATVIGFWLIGWDLMFGTDAGGWIGKSGAWMVGGLDNSPAIGGDYSGAYGAISWTSVPLWAKFFFQLVFAGTAATIVSGAVAERIKYHSFIIFSFLMALVIYPVTGHWVWGGGFLGQKGFWDFAGCTAVHSVGGWAALTGAIILGARIGKYGPDGKPRALPGHNMTAAFIGCLVLWFGWFGFNPGSTMGVAGDGGAAAAAVAVNTNFAAAAATLTATLTAWLLLGKPDIGMTLNGCLAGLVGITASAAYVTAPASVLIGAIAGVLVVFSVLFFDKIRVDDPVGATSVHLVCGIFGTLCVGLFTSADLSGSTAAGPFGTMAVGGPKAGLFYGGGFDQLWIQIVGVLAVGAYVVPVSAICWLIIKALVGLRVSPQEEIEGLDIGEHGNEAYHGFVMMRTE, encoded by the coding sequence ATGCGTTCACTCTCTGGGGCCCCGTTCGGGGTCCATGGGCACGTTTTGCCCACGTGGTCCGGTTTTCTTCCCGCGGTCGGTCGCAGCCTGTTCGTGCTCGCGGTCGCCTGCTCGGCGCTGGCCTGCTCAGCGCCTGTCCCCGTGCATGCCGAGGACGCGGCCGCGGCCGCGGTCAGTGAGCCGGCCGCCGCTGCTGCCCCAGCGATTGCCGTCCCCTCGAGCGAAGAGATGGTGAAAAAACTCTGGCTTGCAGCCGACACGGTGTGGGTGCTGGTCTGCGGCATGCTCGTGTTCTTCATGAACCTCGGCTTCGGCTGCGTCGAGTCCGGGTTCGCACGGGCGAAGAATTGCGTCAACATCCTCTCCAAGAATTTCGTGGTGTTCGCCGCGACGGTCATCGGATTCTGGCTCATCGGCTGGGATTTGATGTTCGGCACCGATGCGGGCGGCTGGATCGGCAAGTCCGGCGCCTGGATGGTCGGGGGGCTCGATAACAGCCCGGCGATTGGCGGCGACTACTCGGGAGCCTACGGTGCCATCAGTTGGACCAGCGTCCCGCTGTGGGCCAAGTTCTTTTTTCAGCTTGTGTTCGCCGGAACCGCGGCCACGATCGTGTCGGGGGCGGTTGCCGAGCGGATCAAGTACCACTCCTTCATCATCTTCAGCTTCCTGATGGCCTTGGTGATTTACCCGGTCACCGGGCACTGGGTCTGGGGTGGCGGCTTCCTCGGGCAGAAGGGCTTCTGGGATTTTGCAGGCTGCACGGCCGTGCATTCGGTCGGCGGCTGGGCGGCCCTCACGGGAGCCATCATTCTCGGGGCCCGGATCGGGAAGTACGGTCCCGACGGCAAGCCGCGGGCCCTTCCCGGCCACAACATGACGGCGGCCTTCATCGGCTGTCTCGTGCTCTGGTTCGGCTGGTTCGGGTTCAATCCCGGGAGCACGATGGGCGTGGCGGGTGATGGTGGTGCGGCTGCCGCCGCGGTGGCCGTGAACACGAATTTCGCCGCCGCCGCAGCCACGCTCACGGCCACGCTGACGGCGTGGCTGCTGCTGGGCAAGCCGGACATCGGCATGACCCTCAACGGCTGCCTGGCGGGGCTCGTGGGCATCACGGCGAGCGCGGCGTACGTGACGGCTCCGGCGTCGGTCCTGATCGGGGCGATCGCCGGCGTGCTCGTCGTGTTCTCGGTGCTGTTCTTCGACAAGATTCGGGTTGACGATCCGGTCGGTGCGACGAGCGTGCACCTCGTGTGCGGGATCTTCGGCACGCTGTGCGTGGGCCTGTTCACGTCGGCGGACCTTTCGGGATCGACCGCGGCCGGGCCGTTCGGCACGATGGCCGTTGGCGGACCGAAGGCCGGTCTGTTCTACGGCGGTGGCTTCGACCAGCTGTGGATCCAGATCGTCGGCGTGCTGGCCGTCGGGGCCTACGTCGTGCCGGTGTCGGCGATCTGCTGGCTCATCATCAAGGCGCTCGTCGGCCTCCGCGTCTCGCCGCAGGAGGAGATCGAGGGCCTCGACATCGGCGAGCACGGCAACGAGGCCTACCACGGCTTCGTGATGATGCGAACCGAGTAG
- the bioB gene encoding biotin synthase: protein MSTAAPVAPATHRLASPGRWHTLAERVLDGGAITRDEARAILASPDVELLDLLAAAYRVRHRHFGNTVQLFFLMNAKSGLCPEDCGYCSQSKVSEAEIPRYNLLSAPKLLEAARLAAERQSKTFCIVISARGPTQREIDFVCTITPQIKSRFGLNVCACLGLLTPEQAKQLAAAGVDKVNHNLNTSERHYGEVCSTHTYADRVATLEACRTAGLALCSGGIMGMGETHDDLVDMALALCEMRVESIPLNFLNAIDGTPLEGSSRLTPRDCLRGLALMRLTNPAAEIRIAGGRELHLGSLQALGLYAANSIFVGDYLTTKGQLPEADYKMIAELGFEITRGAEAAEPVPVTERA from the coding sequence ATGTCCACCGCCGCCCCTGTTGCCCCCGCTACGCACCGCCTCGCCTCCCCTGGCCGCTGGCACACGCTCGCCGAACGGGTGCTCGACGGCGGTGCGATCACGCGGGACGAGGCCCGGGCAATCCTCGCCTCGCCGGACGTCGAACTGCTCGACCTGCTCGCCGCGGCCTACCGGGTCCGGCACCGCCATTTCGGCAACACGGTGCAGCTGTTTTTCCTGATGAACGCCAAGAGCGGCCTCTGCCCGGAAGACTGCGGCTACTGCTCGCAGTCGAAGGTCTCCGAGGCGGAGATCCCACGGTACAACCTGCTCTCGGCTCCGAAGCTCCTCGAGGCGGCCCGGCTGGCGGCGGAGCGGCAGTCGAAGACGTTCTGCATCGTGATCTCGGCCCGCGGGCCGACGCAGCGCGAGATCGACTTCGTCTGCACGATTACGCCGCAGATCAAGAGCCGCTTCGGCCTCAACGTCTGCGCCTGTCTCGGGCTGCTCACGCCCGAGCAGGCGAAGCAACTGGCGGCGGCGGGCGTGGACAAGGTGAACCACAACCTCAACACGAGCGAGCGACACTACGGCGAGGTCTGCTCCACGCACACCTACGCAGACCGCGTGGCGACACTGGAGGCCTGCCGCACGGCCGGCCTCGCCCTGTGCAGCGGCGGGATCATGGGGATGGGGGAGACGCACGACGATCTCGTCGACATGGCACTGGCGCTGTGCGAGATGCGGGTCGAGTCGATCCCGCTCAACTTTTTGAACGCCATCGACGGCACGCCGCTGGAGGGGTCGAGCCGGCTGACGCCGCGGGACTGTCTCCGCGGTCTGGCGCTGATGCGGCTCACGAACCCGGCGGCTGAGATTCGCATCGCGGGCGGCCGCGAGCTGCACCTTGGCAGTCTCCAGGCGCTCGGCCTGTACGCCGCCAACTCGATCTTCGTGGGCGACTATTTGACGACCAAGGGCCAGCTTCCCGAGGCCGATTACAAGATGATCGCGGAGCTGGGCTTCGAGATCACCCGCGGCGCCGAGGCCGCCGAGCCCGTGCCCGTCACGGAACGAGCCTGA
- a CDS encoding pseudouridine synthase, giving the protein MTAALAPPRVVHCDDAIVVVDKPTGMPSVPARTPLDPPCVAARLAPALGAVEAVHRLDRDTSGLLVLARSAEARAALGRAFENGLVGKRYVAVVRGTPPVDDGEMHLPLAPDPDRPPRQRVDPIHGRRAATRWLLRARGAPGTPAEGFSLVALEPLTGRSHQLRVHMAWLGCPLLGDRLYGEHADPGRLALHAAGIRFPHPADDREVEFTAAPCGEPWDWFPVRHLTPAWERGPTGRPLASSARSGPDP; this is encoded by the coding sequence GTGACCGCGGCGCTCGCTCCGCCGCGGGTCGTCCATTGCGACGACGCGATCGTGGTCGTGGACAAGCCGACGGGGATGCCGAGCGTGCCCGCGCGAACGCCGCTCGACCCGCCCTGCGTGGCCGCGCGGCTCGCACCCGCGCTCGGCGCCGTCGAGGCGGTGCACCGTCTCGACCGGGACACGTCGGGTCTGCTCGTGCTGGCCCGCTCAGCGGAGGCCCGGGCCGCGCTCGGCCGGGCCTTCGAGAACGGCCTCGTCGGCAAGCGCTACGTCGCGGTGGTGCGTGGAACGCCGCCGGTGGACGACGGGGAGATGCACCTGCCGCTCGCCCCCGATCCCGACCGGCCGCCGCGGCAGCGGGTCGATCCGATCCATGGCCGGCGGGCGGCGACCCGCTGGTTGCTGCGTGCCCGGGGAGCGCCGGGCACGCCGGCGGAGGGGTTTTCGCTCGTGGCACTCGAGCCGCTCACCGGTCGATCGCACCAGTTGCGGGTTCACATGGCCTGGCTCGGCTGTCCGCTGCTCGGCGACCGACTGTATGGTGAGCACGCCGACCCTGGCCGGCTCGCCCTGCATGCGGCGGGAATCCGCTTTCCGCATCCGGCCGACGATCGCGAGGTGGAGTTCACCGCTGCCCCCTGCGGCGAGCCGTGGGACTGGTTTCCCGTCCGGCACCTCACGCCGGCGTGGGAGCGAGGGCCGACCGGCCGGCCGCTTGCCAGTAGCGCGAGAAGCGGCCCAGATCCTTGA
- a CDS encoding aminoacyl-tRNA hydrolase yields MAKARGIRVADAVREIVIPGDALEWQFVRSSGPGGQHVNRTSSKAILRFDAAGSPHLPPDVRRRLLARERSRLTDAGCLVIVSQAHREQPRNAADCLAKLSQMIERALVPPKVRRRTKTPRAAVARRLEAKQRRSRTKQMRSRPEGRRHWYNRVARAFPPARVWSKD; encoded by the coding sequence ATGGCGAAGGCGCGCGGAATTCGGGTCGCTGATGCGGTGCGGGAGATCGTCATCCCGGGCGACGCCCTGGAATGGCAGTTCGTCCGTTCCAGCGGCCCGGGTGGCCAGCACGTCAACCGCACGAGCAGCAAGGCGATCCTCCGCTTCGACGCGGCCGGTTCGCCGCACCTGCCCCCAGACGTGCGGCGCAGGCTGCTGGCACGGGAACGATCCCGGCTCACCGACGCGGGCTGCCTCGTCATCGTCAGCCAGGCGCACCGCGAGCAGCCGCGGAACGCCGCCGACTGCCTCGCCAAATTGTCGCAGATGATCGAGCGGGCGCTTGTGCCGCCCAAAGTCCGCCGGCGCACGAAAACGCCCCGCGCGGCCGTGGCCCGCCGCTTGGAGGCGAAGCAGCGACGTTCCCGGACGAAGCAGATGCGATCCCGCCCCGAGGGCCGGCGCCATTGGTATAATCGAGTCGCACGGGCCTTTCCGCCCGCACGTGTCTGGAGCAAGGATTGA
- a CDS encoding fatty acyl-AMP ligase, translated as MERAEASQAVNPNPASEASFAPTIVDLLRQRAAYRPHDRAFTFLVDGENEELNITYAELDRKARALGAWLLDRGMVGKRVLLLYPSGLDFIAAFMGCLYGGAIAVPAYPPRKNRSVERIEAIAADADAAVALTTRDVLDRFDGLRAAAPSLEHLVWQVDSELDPGWADRWERPDIAGETLAFLQYTSGSTGMPKGVMLSHENLLHNSLRIMQAFEITRSQSGVFWLPSFHDMGLIGGILVPLYGGKFNVLMSPVAFLQKPLRWLQAIAKYRATISGGPNFAYELCVRKTTPEQRAALDLSSWSLAFNGAEPVRAETIDAFCEAFAPSGFRRQAFYPCYGLAESTLMVTGGMKFEAPVIRSFDTVALEAGAALAKTDAEAEAGARRLVGSGRELDGQDVLIVDPQTCEALPPGRVGEIWVSGPSVAQGYWNRPEETQATFGAMLAQGEPVATQQSVSKWRPNPGPYLRTGDLGFFDDGELFVTGRLKDLIIIRGRNHYPQDIERSVEEASGLIRAGSVAAFAVDVEERERVVVVAEVERGRRDAADLADAFDAIRRRLATGHELAVEAIVLVRPNSIPKTSSGKIQRHAARRQFLDGSLEVIEQHVAWLAPAQPAAAAPSAPDQPRLARMRPVGEAARSHRPDRELPQEIVQTVFEHVRRIAKERAGSLTLDTNIVELGLDSLERMEIVASLEEAFGARFPEQVLPQIETCREVTEAIIDHMPVDGLAKVQSARVVAEIAPDAYRIEEFPEVRALEQNFAMVRDAGLDNPYFSVHEGLTNDRTVIGGREMISWATYNYLGMSGEPAVATAAKAAIDRYGTSVSASRLVSGEKTIHQELEREISRLIGTEDAITFVGGHATNETVIGHVVGPGDLVLHDALAHNSLLQGAVLSGARRRPFPHNDFAAAETILGQIRGQYRRVLLVIEGIYSMDGDFADLPKFIGVAKRHKALLLVDEAHSLGVMGRRGRGIGEHFGVQPGDVDLWMGTLSKALGSCGGYITGSRTLVRWLKYTVPGFVYSVGLPPAAAGAALGAIRLLDQEPERVEKLNTNARLFLQFAREAGLDTGPSGGSAIVPIILGNSMNSLRLSRALFARGISVQPILYPAVEERAARLRFFITSRHTPDQIRRTITALQEELAKIDPGYARRSA; from the coding sequence TTGGAGAGAGCGGAGGCTTCCCAGGCAGTGAATCCGAATCCCGCGAGCGAAGCCTCTTTCGCCCCCACGATCGTCGATCTGCTCCGGCAGCGGGCCGCCTACCGGCCGCATGACCGGGCGTTCACGTTCCTCGTCGATGGCGAGAACGAGGAACTCAACATCACCTACGCCGAGCTCGACCGGAAGGCCCGGGCGCTCGGGGCCTGGCTTCTGGACCGGGGCATGGTCGGCAAGCGGGTGCTGCTCCTCTACCCATCCGGTCTCGATTTCATCGCCGCCTTCATGGGCTGCCTGTACGGCGGGGCAATCGCCGTGCCCGCCTACCCGCCGCGGAAGAACCGCTCCGTGGAGCGGATCGAGGCGATCGCCGCCGATGCCGACGCCGCCGTGGCCCTGACGACCCGCGACGTCCTCGACCGCTTCGACGGGCTGCGGGCCGCGGCCCCGAGCCTCGAGCACCTCGTCTGGCAGGTCGATTCCGAGCTCGATCCGGGCTGGGCCGACCGCTGGGAGCGGCCCGACATCGCCGGCGAGACGCTCGCCTTCCTGCAGTACACGAGCGGCTCGACCGGCATGCCCAAGGGGGTGATGCTGTCGCACGAAAACCTGCTCCACAACTCGCTGCGGATCATGCAGGCCTTCGAGATCACCCGCAGCCAGTCGGGCGTCTTCTGGCTGCCGAGCTTCCACGACATGGGGCTGATCGGCGGCATCCTCGTGCCGCTGTATGGTGGTAAGTTCAACGTCCTCATGTCGCCCGTCGCCTTCCTGCAGAAGCCGCTGCGCTGGCTGCAGGCGATCGCCAAGTACCGGGCCACGATCAGCGGCGGCCCGAACTTCGCCTACGAACTCTGTGTGCGCAAGACCACGCCCGAACAGCGGGCGGCCCTCGACCTCTCCAGCTGGTCGCTGGCCTTCAACGGTGCCGAGCCGGTCCGCGCCGAGACGATCGACGCCTTCTGCGAGGCCTTCGCACCGAGCGGCTTCCGCCGGCAGGCGTTCTATCCCTGCTACGGGCTCGCCGAGAGCACTCTGATGGTGACCGGCGGCATGAAGTTCGAGGCCCCCGTGATCCGCAGCTTCGACACCGTCGCCCTCGAGGCCGGCGCGGCACTGGCCAAGACCGACGCCGAAGCCGAAGCCGGGGCCCGCCGGCTCGTCGGCAGCGGCCGCGAGCTCGACGGGCAGGATGTGCTGATCGTCGATCCGCAGACATGCGAGGCCCTGCCGCCGGGACGCGTCGGGGAGATCTGGGTCAGCGGCCCGAGCGTGGCCCAGGGCTACTGGAACCGGCCCGAGGAGACGCAGGCCACCTTCGGGGCGATGCTCGCCCAGGGGGAGCCGGTGGCAACGCAGCAGTCGGTGAGCAAGTGGCGGCCGAACCCCGGCCCCTACCTGCGGACCGGCGATCTCGGCTTCTTCGACGACGGCGAACTGTTCGTCACCGGCCGGCTCAAGGATCTGATCATCATCCGCGGCCGCAACCACTACCCGCAGGACATCGAGCGGTCGGTGGAGGAGGCCAGCGGCCTGATCCGCGCCGGCTCGGTGGCCGCCTTCGCCGTCGACGTGGAGGAGCGCGAGCGGGTCGTGGTCGTCGCCGAGGTGGAGCGGGGCCGCCGCGACGCGGCCGACCTGGCCGATGCCTTCGACGCCATCCGCCGCCGCCTCGCCACCGGCCACGAGTTGGCCGTCGAGGCGATCGTGCTCGTGCGGCCCAACAGCATCCCCAAGACGTCGAGCGGCAAGATCCAGCGGCACGCCGCCCGGCGGCAGTTCCTCGACGGCAGTCTCGAAGTGATCGAGCAGCACGTCGCCTGGCTCGCACCGGCGCAGCCCGCCGCCGCGGCCCCGTCCGCACCCGACCAGCCCCGCCTGGCGCGGATGCGGCCCGTCGGCGAAGCAGCCCGATCGCACCGGCCCGACCGCGAGCTGCCACAGGAAATCGTGCAGACGGTCTTCGAGCACGTCCGGCGGATCGCCAAGGAGCGGGCCGGCAGTCTGACGCTCGACACCAACATCGTCGAGCTGGGCCTCGACTCGCTGGAGCGGATGGAGATCGTGGCCAGCCTGGAGGAGGCCTTCGGGGCCCGCTTCCCGGAGCAGGTGCTGCCGCAGATCGAGACCTGCCGCGAGGTCACCGAGGCGATCATCGACCACATGCCGGTCGACGGCCTCGCCAAGGTGCAGTCGGCCCGGGTCGTCGCCGAGATCGCCCCTGATGCCTACCGCATCGAGGAGTTCCCCGAGGTCCGGGCGCTGGAACAGAACTTCGCCATGGTCCGGGATGCCGGCCTCGACAATCCCTACTTCAGCGTCCACGAGGGGCTGACCAACGACCGGACCGTGATCGGCGGCCGGGAGATGATCAGCTGGGCCACCTACAACTACCTCGGCATGTCCGGGGAGCCGGCGGTGGCGACGGCGGCCAAGGCCGCGATCGACCGCTACGGGACGAGCGTGTCCGCCAGCCGGCTGGTGTCCGGGGAGAAGACGATCCACCAGGAACTGGAACGCGAGATCAGCCGGCTGATCGGCACCGAGGACGCGATCACGTTCGTCGGCGGCCACGCCACCAACGAGACGGTCATCGGCCACGTCGTCGGCCCCGGCGACCTCGTCCTCCACGACGCGCTGGCCCACAACAGCCTGCTCCAGGGAGCGGTGCTCTCCGGCGCCCGGCGCCGACCGTTCCCGCACAACGACTTCGCCGCCGCCGAGACGATCCTCGGGCAGATCCGCGGCCAGTACCGGCGGGTGCTCCTCGTCATCGAGGGCATCTACAGCATGGACGGCGACTTCGCCGACCTGCCGAAGTTCATCGGCGTGGCCAAGCGGCACAAGGCGCTGCTGCTGGTGGACGAGGCCCATTCGCTCGGCGTGATGGGGCGGCGCGGCCGGGGCATCGGCGAGCACTTCGGAGTCCAGCCCGGCGACGTCGACCTGTGGATGGGCACGCTCTCCAAGGCGCTGGGGAGCTGCGGCGGCTACATCACCGGCAGCCGCACGCTCGTCCGCTGGCTCAAGTACACGGTTCCCGGCTTCGTCTACAGCGTCGGCCTGCCCCCGGCGGCGGCCGGGGCGGCCCTCGGTGCCATCCGACTCCTCGACCAGGAGCCGGAGCGGGTGGAGAAGCTCAATACCAACGCCCGGCTGTTCCTCCAGTTCGCCCGCGAGGCCGGCCTCGACACCGGCCCGTCCGGCGGTTCGGCGATCGTGCCGATCATCCTCGGCAACTCGATGAACAGCCTGCGACTGTCGCGGGCGCTCTTTGCCCGGGGGATCAGCGTGCAGCCGATCCTCTACCCGGCGGTGGAGGAGCGGGCCGCGCGGCTGCGGTTCTTCATCACCTCGCGGCACACACCCGACCAGATCCGGCGCACGATCACGGCACTGCAGGAGGAACTGGCGAAGATCGATCCGGGCTACGCCCGCCGGTCGGCCTAG